In Embleya scabrispora, the DNA window ATACTCGATGTCCGTCCGACTCGCCGCGGGATGCACCTTGTCCAGGTCCCAGCGGGTGTCGGTGGTGCCGACGATCCAGTGCCGGCCCCACGGGATCACGAACAGCACGCTCTTCTCGGTGCGCAGGATCAGCCCCGTCGAGGAGTGGATCCGATCCCTGGGCACCACCAGGTGGATGCCCTTGGAGGCGCGCACGTGGAACTGCCCGCGCTCGCCGACCATGGCCTGCGTCTCGTCCGTCCACACCCCGGTCGCGTTGACCACCTGCCCGGCCCGGACGTCGTACGTCGCGCCGGTCTCCATGTCGCGCACGTGCACCCCGACCACGCGCTCGCCCTCGCGCAGGAAGCCGGTCACCTCCGCCCGCGAGGCCACGTGCGCGCCGTAGCCGGCGGCGGTGCGCACCAGGGTCATCGTGTACCGCGCGTCGTCCACCTGCGCGTCGTGGTACTGCACCGCGCCCACCAGCGCGTCCTTGCGCAACGCCGGGGCGAGGCGCAGCGCCTGACGCCGCGTCAGCTGTCGGTGCCGGGGCAGCCCCGGATCCCGACCGGCCGACATCGCCATCGTGTCGTAGAGCGTCACCCCGGCGGTGACGTACGGCCGTTCCCAGCCGCGATGGCGCAGCGGGTACAGGAACGGCACCGGCTTGACCAGGTGCGGCGCCAGCGTGCGCAGCAGCAGCCCGCGCTCGCGCAGCGCCTCGCGCACCAGCGCGAAGTCCAGCATCTCCAGGTAGCGCAGCCCGCCGTGGATCAGTTTGCTGGAGCGGCTGGAGGTGCCCGACGCCCAGTCGCGCGCCTCCACCAGCCCCACCGACAGGCCCCGGGTGACCGCGTCCAGGGCGGTGCCCGCGCCGACCACGCCGCCTCCCACCACGACGATGTCCAGTTCGCGCTCGGCCATCCGCCGCAGCGCCCGCGCGCGCTCCCCGGGCCCCATCGCCGTGCTCCGCATCCGCCACCTCCGAATTCGATCATCACGCAAGGGACCACACGGACGGCGACGACGCGCCCCTCCTGCGTGTACCCATTGCCCCGCCGCCCGGACCCCGCACGCGCCGCACGACCCGCGCGCACCCTGCGGGGAAGGTGCCGGTGAGCCGCCCGGAAGCCGCCCGCAAACGACGAACGGCCCCGAACACCGAGGGTGTTCGGGGCCGGACGGGAGATTCGGATCAGTGCGCGGGCGAGACCGTGACCTCGACCTGCTGGAACTTCTTCAGCTCCGAGTAGCCCGTGGTGGCCATCGCCCGGCGCAGCGCGCCGAACAGGTTCATCGAACCGTCGGACACGTGCGAGGGGCCGAGCAGGATTTCCTCCAGGGTGCCCACCGCGCCCAGGTTCATCCGCCGGCCGCGCGGCAGCTCGGGGTGGTGCGCCTCGGAACCCCAGTGGTGGCCGGCGCCGGGGGCGTCGCTCGCCCGGGCCAGCGCCGAGCCGATCATCACCGCGTCCGCGCCGCACGCCACCGCCTTGGCGATGTCGCCGCTGCGGCCCACGCTGCCGTCGGCGACCACGTGCACGTAGCGGCCG includes these proteins:
- a CDS encoding glycerol-3-phosphate dehydrogenase/oxidase, with the translated sequence MRSTAMGPGERARALRRMAERELDIVVVGGGVVGAGTALDAVTRGLSVGLVEARDWASGTSSRSSKLIHGGLRYLEMLDFALVREALRERGLLLRTLAPHLVKPVPFLYPLRHRGWERPYVTAGVTLYDTMAMSAGRDPGLPRHRQLTRRQALRLAPALRKDALVGAVQYHDAQVDDARYTMTLVRTAAGYGAHVASRAEVTGFLREGERVVGVHVRDMETGATYDVRAGQVVNATGVWTDETQAMVGERGQFHVRASKGIHLVVPRDRIHSSTGLILRTEKSVLFVIPWGRHWIVGTTDTRWDLDKVHPAASRTDIEYLLDHVNEVLAVPLTREDVEGVYAGLRPLLAGESDATSQLSREHTVAHPVPGLVVVAGGKYTTYRVMAADAVDAAVHGLDRKVPPSCTATVPLVGAEGYRALWNARASTAARTGLHVARVEHLLNRYGSLIEEPLALIAAEPELAYPLDGADDYLAAEVVYACTHEGALHLGDVLDRRTRVSIETFDRGARAARACGALMARVLGWEEERLRREVDYYLKRIEAERSSQEQTDDHTADAVRLGAEDIVPG